From a region of the Theobroma cacao cultivar B97-61/B2 chromosome 8, Criollo_cocoa_genome_V2, whole genome shotgun sequence genome:
- the LOC18592038 gene encoding isoflavone 2'-hydroxylase, which produces MEVSYYLVLVTSFLFLIHKLFIRNRVVRRNLPPSPPGLPIIGHYHLLKRPVHLTLHDLSKKKIAEYDFTTLVTCPYGHHWRNLRRLTAIEIFSSARIQGTSSIRAEEIHFLVKQLFKSSFREVEIESFFYILTFNIMMKLVAGHRYLDDDVHSDNNRGMINDLKQMFNPTVNLSWSDHFPILRWLTFQGADKRILKTHVEKDDFLQALVDMRRRVVSSPSITDGERKRPIIDVMLSLQESEPDCYTDEIIKGIIMVKPREICFHLLEMICIFCKYELVVSCIYVLEISIPTEFARI; this is translated from the exons ATGGAGGTTTCATATTACCTAGTGCTGGTaacctcttttcttttcctcataCACAAACTCTTCATAAGAAACAGAGTGGTCCGAAGAAACTTGCCACCAAGCCCACCTGGTCTTCCTATAATAGGCCATTACCACCTTCTGAAGAGGCCAGTACACCTTACCCTCCATGATCTCTCCAAGAA AAAGATTGCTGAATACGATTTCACCACGCTTGTGACCTGTCCATATGGACACCACTGGAGAAACCTTCGCCGTCTCACTGCCATTGAAATTTTCTCATCAGCACGCATCCAAGGGACTTCAAGCATCCGTGCCGAAGAAATCCACTTCCTGGTCAAACAACTGTTCAAGAGCTCTTTCAGGGAAGTGGAAATTGAGTCATTCTTTTACATCTTGACTTTCAATATTATGATGAAGCTAGTTGCTGGACACAGGTATTTGGATGATGATGTGCATTCGGATAATAATAGAGGCATGATCAATGATCTAAAGCAGATGTTTAATCCAACTGTCAACCTTTCGTGGAGTGACCACTTTCCCATCTTGAGGTGGTTGACTTTTCAAGGGGCGGATAAGAGGATCCTGAAAACGCATGTGGAGAAGGATGATTTTCTGCAAGCTCTAGTTGATATGCGCCGACGTGTTGTTTCTTCTCCTTCTATTACGGATGGGGAGAGGAAGCGACCGATTATAGATGTTATGTTATCGTTGCAGGAATCAGAACCAGATTGCTACACTGATGAAATCATCAAAGGAATAATAATGGTAAAACCTAGAGAAATATGTTTTCATCTGCTTGAAATGATTTGCATTTTCTGTAAGTATGAACTTGTAGTGAGTTGCATTTACGTGTTAGAGATATCAATACCTACTGAATTTGCTAGAATATAG
- the LOC18592040 gene encoding cytochrome P450 81D11, which produces MFTAGTVTSTSTMESAVSHLISHPEVFRKAREEIDANIGQSKLLHDADLGKLPYLHCIINETLRLGSTGPIIPPHESSKECTVGGYNIPQGTMLLVNAFALYNDTKLWEDPDMFKPERFQGSGWEGERGGYKFIPFGLGRRQCPGEGLAMRLMALTLGTLIQCFEWGKAGEDRQANRVAANAHKTEDVALKVIFRPRETLAPSVLSQL; this is translated from the coding sequence ATGTTTACAGCTGGAACAGTAACATCAACATCAACCATGGAATCTGCGGTGTCTCACTTGATATCGCACCCTGAGGTCTTCAGAAAGGCAAGGGAAGAAATTGATGCAAATATTGGACAAAGCAAACTACTTCATGACGCGGATCTCGGTAAGCTTCCATATCTTCATTGCATAATCAATGAAACACTTAGGTTAGGTTCGACAGGGCCAATAATTCCCCCTCACGAGTCGTCAAAGGAATGCACGGTCGGAGGTTACAATATCCCACAAGGTACAATGTTATTGGTCAATGCATTTGCGTTGTATAATGATACCAAGTTGTGGGAGGACCCTGATATGTTCAAGCCTGAGAGATTTCAAGGTAGCGGGTGGGAGGGAGAAAGGGGAGGGTATAAATTCATACCGTTTGGTTTAGGAAGAAGGCAATGCCCCGGAGAAGGGTTGGCCATGAGGCTCATGGCTTTAACACTGGGGACCTTGATTCAGTGCTTTGAGTGGGGGAAGGCAGGTGAGGATCGTCAGGCCAATCGTGTAGCAGCCAACGCGCACAAGACAGAGGATGTGGCTTTAAAGGTCATATTTCGACCCCGTGAAACTCTAGCACCGAGCGTTCTTTCTCAACTCTGA
- the LOC18592041 gene encoding isoflavone 2'-hydroxylase: protein MEVASLYNITLSFFLLLFVLVFKSIIQKRNSPRNFPPSPPALPIIGHLHLLKEPLHRTLHELSENYGPILYLQFGTRKVLIVSSASAAEECFTKNDIIFANRPQLLAGKHLNYNNATIGLAPYGDYWRNLRRLTTLELFSTSRLAMFAGVRQEEVQLLLKELFLASSRKPAMVEVTSKLIELAFNIMLRMIAGKRYYGKDAVDEEAKQFRDLMREFVEIHGSANLNDFLPALQWVDFQGVEKRMKRIMKKLDKFLQSLLEEHRRMREDSTESLDASDASKRGRKATLIDVMLSLQQTEPEFYTDETIKGVILAMLIAGTETSATTIEWAMSLLLNHPEVMHKAWTEIGAKVGQDKFLDETDLTKLNYLQSIISETLRLFPPGPLLLPHESSEDCIVCGYTVPRATMLFINAWTIQRDPKLWVDATRFMPERFEGGEGEGCKLLPFGVGRRACPGAVLAKRVVALALGALIQSFEWNRIGTEEINMREGTGLTMPKAEPLVALCNPRADMINLLSTL from the exons ATGGAAGTAGCTAGTTTGTACAACATCACACTCagcttctttcttctcctctttGTGTTAGTTTTCAAATCCATCATACAAAAACGTAATAGTCCGAGAAATTTCCCACCTAGCCCTCCTGCTTTGCCAATCATCGGTCATCTCCATCTTCTAAAGGAACCGCTTCATCGAACTCTTCATGAACTTTCAGAGAATTATGGCCCCATTCTGTACCTTCAATTCGGAACTCGTAAAGTTCTTATAGTCTCCTCAGCATCAGCAGCTGAAGAGTGCTTTACAAAAAATGATATCATTTTTGCAAACCGCCCTCAGTTGCTTGCTGGCAAACATCTCAATTACAACAACGCTACGATAGGATTAGCACCCTACGGTGATTATTGGCGTAACCTTAGGCGCCTCACCACCTTGGAACTCTTCTCCACGAGCCGGCTTGCCATGTTTGCTGGCGTTCGGCAAGAGGAAGTTCAGTTATTGCTAAAGGAACTATTCCTGGCCTCGAGCAGAAAACCAGCTATGGTGGAAGTTACATCAAAGCTTATAGAGCTTGCTTTCAATATTATGCTAAGGATGATTGCGGGAAAGCGTTATTATGGGAAAGATGCAGTGGACGAAGAAGCAAAGCAATTCCGAGACCTCATGAGAGAGTTTGTGGAGATTCATGGAAGCGCAAATTTGAATGACTTTTTGCCTGCGCTGCAATGGGTAGATTTTCAAGGAGTAGAGAAGAGGATGAAAAGAATTATGAAGAAGCTTGACAAATTCTTACAATCCCTTCTCGAAGAGCATAGGAGAATGAGGGAAGATTCAACAGAGTCTTTAGATGCATCTGATGCAAGCAAAAGAGGGAGAAAAGCAACTTTAATCGACGTCATGTTATCCCTGCAACAAACAGAACCGGAATTTTATACTGATGAGACCATAAAAGGAGTTATTCTG GCAATGCTAATTGCTGGAACTGAAACTTCAGCGACTACAATAGAATGGGCTATGTCACTTCTTCTTAACCATCCTGAAGTAATGCATAAAGCTTGGACTGAAATAGGTGCTAAAGTTGGACAAGACAAGTTCCTGGATGAAACAGACCTGACAAAGCTGaattatctacaatctataaTTTCTGAGACGTTGCGGTTATTTCCGCCTGGACCATTGCTCTTACCACATGAATCATCAGAAGACTGCATTGTTTGTGGCTACACCGTTCCGCGTGCCACAATGTTATTTATCAACGCCTGGACTATCCAGAGGGACCCCAAGCTCTGGGTGGACGCCACAAGGTTTATGCCAGAGAGATTTGAAGGTGGGGAAGGTGAAGGGTGTAAACTACTTCCGTTTGGTGTTGGAAGGCGGGCATGCCCTGGAGCTGTTTTAGCCAAGAGAGTGGTAGCACTGGCACTTGGTGCCCTGATTCAGTCCTTCGAGTGGAATAGGATTGGCACGGAGGAAATCAATATGAGGGAAGGCACAGGGCTCACCATGCCGAAAGCTGAGCCCTTGGTGGCTTTGTGCAATCCCCGGGCAGACATGATCAACCTCCTCTCCACACTGTGA